From the genome of Gracilinanus agilis isolate LMUSP501 chromosome 2, AgileGrace, whole genome shotgun sequence, one region includes:
- the CMTR2 gene encoding cap-specific mRNA (nucleoside-2'-O-)-methyltransferase 2: MNKWKKPSGDQAGGLEKFSPDVLADVSELFAKKFSYGKPPNNEWQLPDSNDVFTYDHTEFNSLLVLKNSMNEVKNLLSDKNLDDWHQHTSFTNKAGKIIPHVKKIVNAELCTQAWCKFHEVLCSFPLIPQEAFQNGELNSVHLCEAPGAFIASLNHYLRSHNIPCDWNWVANTLNPYHEANDNLMMIMDDRLIANTLPWWYFGPDNTGDIMTLKHLTGLQHFISNMSTVHLVTADGSFDCQGNPGEQEALVSPLHYCEVVTALMTLGNGGSFVLKMFTLFEHCSINLMYLLNCSFEEIHVFKPATSKAGNSEVYVVCLYYLGREAIHPLLTKMMQHFGTEMINKALFPQHMIPESFLKRHEECCLFFHKYQLETISENIRLFECISEVEQTKLNNLRDCAVEYFMQKFQMKRLSRNNWLVKKSSIGCSMNSKWFGQRNRYFKTYNERKMLEALSWEDKMTNGYFNHWAEEHAINNAGKNTILESVCANLEYHLWYILEGMKLPKVKCSPFCDGGILKTLNEAIEKSFGGTLTSSSTLRQKPLHCYSCHILSEELIFSEMLSLAECYQDESAEGRSNKSKCLLVGLLPPDDKIYHSMEVSLLESADLMTFCCSLLHDGEPEYQQMFLDCFLRSLPRLQTGDALILPVLSCFTRFMAGMVFVLHSCFRFITFSCPISSEPLSTCAVLLCVGYRDLPSPVLQYLQNLKELMSTLLDSDASHQVLQFVPMEVVLNGMLLEFLWDLNTTIAKRQLHLIIQGEQQQKSTL, encoded by the coding sequence ATGAATAAGTGGAAGAAGCCTTCAGGTGATCAGGCAGGAGGCCTTGAAAAGTTCAGCCCTGATGTTCTTGCTGATGTTTCTgaactctttgccaagaaattttcCTATGGGAAACCACCTAATAATGAGTGGCAGTTACCAGATTCTAATGATGTTTTCACCTATGATCACACAGAATTCAATTCACTTCTTGTTCTGAAGAATTCCATGAATGAAGTAAAAAACTTACTGAGTGATAAAAACCTAGATGATTGGCATCAGCACACTTCTTTCACCAATAAAGCTGGAAAAATCATTCCTCATGTGAAAAAGATTGTAAATGCAGAACTTTGTACCCAGGCTTGGTGTAAATTCCATGAGGTATTATGTAGCTTCCCACTTATTCCCCAAGAAGCTTTTCAGAATGGAGAACTAAACTCAGTTCACCTTTGTGAAGCTCCTGGTGCTTTTATAGCCAGTCTTAACCACTATTTAAGATCCCATAATATACCCTGTGATTGGAACTGGGTAGCTAACACCCTGAATCCTTACCATGAAGCAAATGACAACCTTATGATGATTATGGATGACCGACTTATTGCAAATACCTTGCCATGGTGGTACTTTGGACCAGATAACACTGGTGATATCATGACACTGAAACATCTGACTGGACTTCAGCATTTCATAAGCAACATGTCTACTGTTCATTTGGTCACTGCAGATGGGAGTTTTGATTGTCAAGGTAATCCAGGGGAACAAGAAGCTTTGGTCTCCCCTTTGCATTACTGTGAAGTAGTCACTGCACTGATGACTCTGGGTAATGGTGGCTCTTTTGTTTTGAAGATGTTCACTCTTTTTGAACATTGCTCCATCAACTTGATGTACCTGCTGAATTGTTCCTTTGAGGAGATTCATGTTTTCAAACCTGCTACTAGCAAAGCTGGGAACTCAGAAGTCTATGTGGTTTGTCTTTATTATCTGGGTAGAGAGGCCATCCATCCTCTGTTGACTAAAATGATGCAACATTTTGGAACTGAAATGATCAATAAAGCTCTTTTCCCCCAACATATGATTCCAGAATCTTTTCTCAAAAGGCATGAAGAATGCTGTCTCTTCTTTCACAAGTATCAGTTGGAAACTATTTCTGAAAACATTCGGCTGTTTGAGTGCATTAGTGAAGTGGAACAAACTAAGCTGAATAATTTAAGGGACTGTGCTGTGGAATATTTCATGCAAAAGTTCCAAATGAAGCGCCTTTCCAGAAATAATTGGTTAGTAAAGAAATCCAGTATTGGGTGTAGTATGAATTCAAAATGGTTTGGACAAAGAAACAGATATTTCAAAACTTACAATGAAAGGAAGATGCTAGAAGCACTTTCATGGGAAGATAAGATGACCAACGGATACTTCAATCATTGGGCCGAAGAGCATGCTATAAATAATGCTGGAAAAAATACCATTCTAGAAAGTGTTTGTGCTAATCTTGAGTATCACCTGTGGTATATCTTAGAGGGAATGAAATTGCCAAAAGTCAAGTGCTCTCCTTTCTGTGATGGTGGGATTTTAAAGACTCTAAATGAAGCCATTGAAAAGTCCTTTGGGGGCACACTGACCTCGAGTTCTACATTGAGACAAAAGCCACTGCATTGCTATTCTTGCCACATTCTTTCTGAAGAGCTAATATTTTCTGAGATGTTGAGCCTTGCTGAGTGCTATCAAGATGAGTCAGCAGAAGGACGGAGCAACAAGAGCAAGTGTCTGCTAGTGGGTTTGCTGCCTCCTGATGATAAAATCTATCACTCTATGGAAGTGAGTCTTTTGGAATCTGCTGATCTCATGACTTTCTGCTGTTCATTGCTTCATGATGGAGAACCAGAGTATCAGCAAATGTTTCTGGACTGCTTTCTGCGTTCCTTGCCTCGCCTTCAGACAGGGGATGCTTTGATTTTGCCTGTGCTCTCCTGCTTTACAAGATTCATGGCCGGCATGGTCTTTGTTCTGCATAGTTGCTTCAGGTTTATCACATTTTCTTGTCCAATTTCTTCAGAGCCTCTGAGCACCTGTGCAGTCCTGCTATGTGTTGGTTATCGAGATCTCCCATCTCCTGTGCTCCAGTACTTACAGAATCTGAAGGAATTAATGAGTACATTGCTCGACTCTGATGCTTCTCATCAGGTTTTGCAGTTTGTGCCCATGGAAGTTGTCCTTAATGGGATGCTTCTAGAGTTTTTATGGGATTTAAACACTACCATTGCAAAAAGGCAGTTGCATTTGATCATTCAAGGAGAGCAGCAGCAGAAGTCCACATTGTAA